The genome window ttgattgattgaagctATAGTAGCTAACGACTACAGTGCAACACCCCTTGTGGTTTGCGAACTCGGGTCTCCCAGTCTGTAGGCAAGCTTCCCAGTCTGTAGGCAAGCTTCCCAGTCTGTAGGCAAGCTTCCCAGTCTGTAGGCAAGCTTCCCAGTCTGTAGGCACTGCTCCCACTAAGGAGAGATCGTAAAYGGCTATTCGCCTGGTCTGAGATCTGTCTGTATTGTCTTACTCCCTATGGTCACTGTTTGGCGTGACAGGTAGCCTCGAGGtaagagtgttgagccagtaatCTAACGTTCGAATCctagagccgacaaggtgaaaaatctgtcgctMTGCCCTTRagcaaggcacttaacctggTGACCCTAGACTTGACCCCACTCTCCACGTCTGtttcagggggagttgggatatgccagaaacacatttccattgcACTTGTACACGTGTGTCACATGATAAATAGAAGCGCCCACCAATGTCTTAATAGGTCAGCTGTCCTATAGTTTAGTCTGGACTGCTGGTGAATGTTGTACAGGGGTTACTGGAACCAAGATGATGTGGTCTGAGGGTTGTTGTTGTCATGGTATAGTAGTGACATGGTTGCCATGGTGGTTGTCGTGCCTACCTTCAGTGTGCGCAGAGGTTCGAGGAGCTGAAGAGCACCGGAGGGTTCCATCACGTGGACGACCAATGCAACGCGCTGACGGCAGGAGGCTCCTCCCCTGTGGACTCGCTGGCCACCTACATCAAATCCACACTATTGGACACCYCGGGAGACGTGGAGGAGACGRGGACCAATCAGAGCTCCATCTCAGTGACGGGTAAGGCTGACTGGTGTTGATGTGCTAGTGRATATGTAGTGCTTTTAGtgccagacttggtgctccggtaacgcttgccgtgcagtagcagagagaacagtctatggctggggtatataggtcctggatggcagggagctcagccccagtgatgtactgggccgtccgcaccaccctctgtagcgtccttgtgatcgagggcggtgcagttgccataccaagcggtgatgcagccagtcaagatgcaaGTTCTGCGTCGATGTAGAGCAGTAAGACCTGAAGACTGTATGTCTGAATATCTAGGCTTTAGTTCAGTGTAGCAGGCAGTAAGACCTGAAGACTGTTCATGTCTGAATATCTAGGCTTTAGTTCAGTGTAGCAGGCAGTAAGACCTGAAGACTGTTCATGTCTGAATATCTAGACTTAGTTCAGTGTAGCAGGCAGTAAGACCTGAAGCTTTCATGTCTGAATATCTAGGCTTTAGTTCAGTGTAGCAGGCAGTAAGACCTGAAGCTTTCATGTCTGAAAATCTAGGCTTTAGTTCAGTGTAGCAGGCAGTAAACCTGAAGACTTTCATGTCTGAATATCTAGGCTTTAGTTCAGTGTAGCAGGCAGTAAGACCTGAAGACTGTTCATGTCTGAATATCTAGGCTTTAGTTCAGTGTAGCAGGCAGTAACCGAAGACTGTTCGTGTCTGAATATCTAGGCTTTAGTTCAGTGTAGCAGGCAGTAAGACCTGAAGACTGTTCATGTCTGAATATCTAGGCTTTAGTTCAGTGTAGCAGGCAGTAAGACCTGAAGACTGTTCATGTCTGAATATCTAGGCTTTAGTTAGTGTAGCAGGCAGTAAGACCTGAAGACTTTCATGTCTGAATATCTAGGCTTTATTCAGTGTAGCAGGCAGTAAGACCTGAAGACTGTTCATGTCTGAATATCTAGGCTTTAGTTCAGTGTAGCAGGCAGTAAGACCTGAAGACTGTTCATGTCTGAATATCTAGGCTTTAGTTCAGTGTAGCAGGCAGTAAGACCTGAAGACTGTCATGTCTGAATATCTAGGCTTTAGTTCAGTGTAGCAGGCAGTAAGACCTGAAGACTGTTCATGTCTGAATATCTAGGCTTTAGTTCAGTGTAGCAGCAGTAAGACCTGAAGACTCTTCATGTCTGAATATCTAGGCTTTAGTTCAGTGTAGCAGGCAGTAAGACCTGAAGACTTTCATGTCTGAATATCTAGGCTTTAGTTCAGTGTAGCAGGCAGTAAGACCTGAAGACTGTTCATGTCTGAATATCTAGGCTTTAGTTCAGTGTAGCAGGCAGTAAGACCTGAAGACTTTCATGTCTGAATATCTAGGCTTTAGTTAGTTCAGTTAGCAGGCAGTAAGACCTGAAGGACTTTCATGTCTGAATATCTAGGCTTTAGTTCAGTGTAGCAGGCAGTAAGACCTGAAGACTCTCATGTCTGAATATCTAGGCTTTAGTTCAGTATAGCAGGCAGTAAGACCTGAAGACTTCATGTCTGAATATCTAGGCTTTTAGTTCAGTTAGCAGCAGAAACCTGAAGACTTCATGTCTGAATATCTAGCCTTAGTTCAGTTATAGCAGGCAGTAAGACCTGAAGACTCTTCATGTCTGAATATCTAGGCTTTAGCTCGGTGAGCTACACAGTCTTGTTTGGTGTCTCCACTCTCCAGGCCTGGCGGTGACCCTTCAAAGTAGCTCGGTGGAGAAAGAGGAGTCTGCAGAGGAGGGCGAGAAGCCCCAGGAGGGAAAGGGTGAGTGGCTGGTCTACTACCGTCAAACAGAAATACACTGTTAACCAGTCCCAGTCAAGGTATCAAAGAGTTTCATAGAGCAGGATCAAGAACTAGTCTGCTAACAAATACTCAAATGTACTTAATACAAAAATCAAGAGttattcctctctgtgtgtgctctgcctgtctgtatctctgtatcgcTCTCCCCAGCAGGCCCAATATGGTGATCCACGTGTGTGACGAGGCTAAGAACCTGAAGCAGGACTTCATGTGTCCCCGTGACCTTCTGATCAACGAGATGCGTTACTTGCTGAGTACCTCTCTGTTGACCTCCAGCGCTGGAGGAGGTGGACATCTCTGTGCACTGTGACGTGCAGATCTTCCACTGGCTCATGAACTACgtcaagaggcacaaaatggccgCTCGATGGCAACAATGACAAACCCAAACTCGGTAAAGAATTGAATATATGCTCTCGCATCATACGTCTGTAGCTACTACACTGATGCTTATTAGTACTATACCATCACTTACCTGGGGCGGGCACATGATAACCATGGAGACGGCAGTGATGTGGTCACTCATAGCGGTGTGCTTGTTGGTTGGTTATGTGGTGTTTGTTGGTTGTGTGCTAACATTGGTTGGTTATGTGGTGTTTTTGGTTGTGTGTCTAACATTGGTGTTTATGTGGTGCTTGTTGGTTGGCCTGGCAGTGTGTTTGGTTGGTTATGTGGTGTTTGTTGGTTGTGTGTAACATTGTTGGTTATgtggtgtttgttggtgtgttgttAACATGTATGTGTGCGTGATCTGagtgtggtgtatgtggtgtttgttgttgtgtgctaACATTGGTTGGTTATGtggtgttgttggttgtgtgCCATGGTTGGGTTATGTGGTGTTTGTTGGTTGTGTGTTAACATTGTTGGTTATGTGGTGTTTGTTGGTTGTGTGTTAACATTGGTTGTTATGTGGTTTGTTGGTTGTGTGTAACATTGGTTGGTTATGTGGGATTTGTTGGTTGTGTGTTTAACATTGGTTGGTTATGTGGTGTTTGTTGGTTGTGTGTTAACATTGTTGGttattgttggtgtgtgttgtttgtgttgtaacATTGGGTGTTATGTGGTATTTGTTGTCTTGTGTTTAACATTGGCTTGGTTATGTGGTTTGTTGGTTGTGTGCTAACATTGGTTGGTTATGTGGTGTTTGTTGGTTGTGTGCTAAATATTTGGTTTGTTATGTGGTGTCTTGTTGGTTGTGTTGCTAACATCCGGTTGGTTATTGTgctgttgttggttgtgtgtgttaaaCAGAGCCCAGCAATGTGATCTCAATCCTCATCTCCTCCGAGTTCTGAAGATGACACCGTTAGTAAGTGTTGTAATGGCGAGCTGGGTTGCTATGCCGGTTCCAATTGTACCGTACGTTTCGGGGGCCCTGGTTTTCTGTTGTAGCTGAAGAACGAACACAAAGTCTGGCTGAACTGAGGTTGGGGGAAAAGGCTAATTGAACCttttacaacaaaaaataaaatatttggacTTGATTTTTGGCGAGGAGTGAACCTcccgcttcacctcttcctctctgctacagGTAAATGACCCAGCAAGCTCTTGTTGGTCGTTGAATAAAATGTCacctcaagaaaaaaaaacagaataaccAATCAGCTAATTAGGTAAAGAGGCTTCACTCTTCACTTTAGTCTCAAACAGAAACGAAGGCCTTTGGAACGGTTCACTTCCTGTTGCATGGTTACAGAAAACGAAAGGCCTTTGGAACGGGTTCACTTCCTGTTGCATGTTTACAGAAAACGAAGGCCTTTTTGGAACCGGTCACTTCCTGTTGCATGGTTACAGAAAACGAAGGGCCTTTTGGAACGGTTCACTTCCTGTTAGCATGGGTTTACAGAAAACGAAGGGCCTTTGGAACGGTTCACTCCTGTTGCATGGTTACAGGAAACGAAACGAAGGCCTTTGGAACGTTCACTTCCTGTTGCATGGTTACAGAAACGAAGGGCCTTTGAAACGTTCACTTCCTGTTGCATGGTTACAGAAAACGAAGGCCTTTTGGAACGGTTCACTTCCTGTTGCATGGGTTACAGAAAACGAAGGGCCTTTGGAACGCGTTCACTTCCGTTGCATGGTTACAGAAACGAAGCCGGCCTTTGAACGGTTCACTTCCTGTTGCATGGTTGACAAGAAAACGAAGGCCTGCCGTCTAACCGTGGTGACGAGGGCCTTTGGAACAGGTTCACCGCTTAGAAACAAGGCTGACGGTTCACTCTGTCTTGCATGGTTACAGAAGACAGGCTGGAAGGTTAGTCATGGTTATATAATGTTTGAAAGCTCATGCTTTTCCAGTTGAAATGAACCCAAGCAGACAATAATGACTTTTCGACTTCTAGTGGATGCATTCGTATTGCTCATAGGTTATCTGTCAGTTGACCTCATGAGTGATTACACAGTATCAGGGGGGAAGGTATCGTACAGGACCTCCTGGAGATATTCAGTACTGTAACTCAGAGGTGTTTCATGATCTTGCCTCCATAGGGAATGGTATAGCACACTTGTCCTAGAGAGTGTTCTCCACTACCTATGAACGAGATGTACATTTACTCGCATTGGGGGTTAGTAGGACCATAGATGTTTGAACAATGTTGACCTAGTGAGATATTGTACATTGCCCAAGGTGAAGTGACATCACAGTTGACCTTCATAGGCTGGTGTATTCGTAGTACATTGAACTCTCATAGTGAGATCTTCTATTTGATCTTGTGCAGGAGTGACCTCTCTCATAGGTGGAGATTTGTACTGTCTGTCAGCAGGTTGACCTCTCATACGTTGGAGGAGTGTATTCAGTCACATGTTGACCTCTCATAGTGGAGGAGTGTATTCAGTACTGTACATGTTGACCTCTCATAGGTGGAGGAGTGTATTCAGTCACATGTTACCTCCTCATAGGTGGAGGagtgtattagtcacatgttGACCTCTCATAGGTGGAGGCAGTGTATTCAGTCACATGTTCACCTCTCATAGGTGGAGGAGTGTATGTCAAGTCACATGTTGACCTCTCATTAGGGTGGAGAGTGTATTCAGTCACATGTGACCTCTCATAGGTTGAGGAGTGATTCAGGTCACATGTTGACCCTCATAGGTAGAGGAGTGTATTCAGTCACATGTTGACCTCTCATAGGTGGAGAGTAGTATTCGAAGTCACATGTTGACCTCTCATAGGTGGAGGAGTGTATTCTCACATGTTGACCTCAATAGGTGGAGAGTGTATTCAGTCACATGTTGACCTCTCATAGGTGGAGGAGTGTATTCAGTCACATGTTTACCTCTCATAGGTGGAGGAGTGTATTCAGTCACATGTTGACCTCTCATAGGTGGGAGTGTATCAGTCACCATGTTACCTCAAGTGGAAGTGTATTCAGTCACATTTACCTCTCATAGGTGGAGGAGTGCTGTCAACATGTTGACCCTCATAGGTGGAGAGTGTATATTCAGTCACATGTTGACCTCTCATAGTGGAGGAGTTGTATTCAGTCACATGTTGACCTCTCATAGGTGGAGGAGTGTATTCAGTCACATGGTTACCTCTCATAGGTGGAGGAGTGTTATTCCAGTACAGGCACATGTTGACCTCTCATAGGTGGAGGAGTGTATTCATCTGTCACATGTTGACCCTCATAGGTGGAGGAGTTGCTATTCAGTATGTACATTGACCTCTCATAGGTGGAGGAGTTATTCAGTCACATGTTGACCTCTCATAGGTAGGAGGAGTGTATTCCGTACCTGTCACATGTTGACCTCTCATAGGTGGAGGAGTGTATTCCAGTACTGTCACATTGTTGACCTCTTCATAGTGGAGGAGTAGTATTCAGTACCGTCACAAGCACATGAGTGCCATCGTGGCCACACCCTGCAACATGAACTGCATCACAACAGTAACCTGGCAACGGACATCTCTGACCTCTTCAGCCACAACGAGGCAGACGACATCATGGACAGAAAAGACAAGTTCAAAAGGTAGACCCTAGTGATTTTGCAGGCCTGGTAGACAGATCATTCTGCTTCAGCCAAACCTTTCATTTCTCCCCTTTCCTCAGTAAGTTATCCAGAAAGAAAATTGAGTGTCTCTTCGATCCTGATATAAGAACCAAGGACTCCCCAGGCAACGCATCGACTCTGTACAGGTGTGTGCAGCTCTGGATGCACTGCTCTGTCGTGTCATtggtctattcatttgcacacaacagaaaacattttgcaTCACCAAACtaaatgagcatttcttattggacaagtgtAGGTAATCACCtacctgtttgtctgttttcttctgtttgtttcCCAATGAATGTGACCCGGTGTTTAACCTCGCCTGACCACCGAACTGCAACGTGTCTTTCCCAGATGTGGTCTGTGCCTGAAACTGCTGACCAAGGACACAGAGAGGAAGAATCTCCTGCATCCCAGGGAAGATCAACATCGACCCTCGAGAGACATCACCCTACACTCACAGCAGGTCCTGTACCACCCAGTACACCTTTGGTTTTGGGTTCGATTCCCTCTGTGCCACCATATGTCAAATGTAATCGTGCATGACTGTAAGTGCGTCATCAGAGTACCACATTTGGACGCCATACGCACAGCAGTGTTTCTAGAATATTGCAACTGGCTTTCATACTTTTGAATTCTCAGCGCAGCTCAAGGCAATTTCTCCAACTGTTCAACACATCTCAAATAATAGAGATCGTGTCCCGGAAAGTTGTTGGTTGGATTTGTGGGAGGTGCACGTTGGAGAGGTGCCGTTGGAGGGCACGTTGGAGAGGTGCACGTTGGAGAGGTGCACGTTGGGGAGGGCAGTTGGAGAGGTGCACGTTGGGAGAGGTGCACGTTGGGGAGCGTGCACGTGTGAAGGTTGCACGTTGGGAGAGGTGCACGTTGAAGTGCACGTTGGAGAGGTGCACGTTGGAGAGGTGCACGTTCGGAGGCGTCGCTGGCCCCCGCGGAATGCATGGTACTCAGAGCTGCGGCCACGTCACAATTGGGACAACGCCTATCAGCTGTCTTGAGACTGTGATTACGGTTAAGTTCCTATAAAACTATGCTATATGGCTTATTAATGTAATTTAATTTCTGCTCCTATCGAGAGACATCTTCACTGTTATCCTATGGATGTTTATGTAGTGTAAATGCTAAAGAAACATGTCGTTATTttgtgtaaatgattttatagCTACATTTACCATATCATTTCAATAGTATATCCGTAGTTATTTGCAGATAAAAGCAGTAAACCAGGAATATCCGGCTCCTATAGTAACCAGtaatctcctgtttctgtagcgacAGCAGCTGAGTGAAATCACAATCTTACTTGGTCACATACACGATGATTAGTAGATGTATATTCTGAGATGTAGTcggaaaatgcttgtgcttctgttcCGACagctgcagtaatatctaacaagtaatctagaCAAATATTACACAACAACTACTAATACACACAAATTCTGATGACAAAGAGCGTCATGATATGATAGTATAAAATACCGTACTATACATAGTGAGATGCAGTAAGCAAGATAAGTAAACAGATTAATTAATAGTGCCATTATTAAAGCTTTGTAATCTTTTTATTAAAGATGGCCAATGAATTACAAGTCTGTAATGTagtagcagcctctctgtgtgtaAGCTGTTACAgcatgccttgagatagaagctgttttccagtctctcggtcacagcttgatgcacctgtactgacctagccttctggatgataggggcTGAAAAGGCAGTGCTCGGTGTGTTGTCCTTGAAGGATCttatttggccttcctgtgaacaTCGGGGtggttaggtgtcctggaggcaggtagttttcccGGTGATCGTTGTCGCAGACCCCGACACCCTCTGGAGACCTTACGCAGTTGTTgcgggcagttgccgtaccaggagtggtgatacagcccgagcaGATGCTCTCAATTTGTCATGCTAGAAGTTTTGTAAGGGATTTTAGGGACGAGCCTAATCTTCTCCAGCCTCGACTCCACGTCTGTGGGTGGACATTTTAAGTGTTGTCCGTTGTTGTGTACCGAGAACTGAAACTTCCACCTCCACTGCTTCCTCGTCGAtagtggataggggggtgcatcCCTCGTGCTTTCAGCCCGAGACACTAGTCATCTCCTcagtacacccctggacaggacactagtctatatcTCCTCattacaccccctggacagacaCTAGATCTATCTCCTCAGTAACACCCCCTGGACAGcgcactagtctatctcctcatCAAATGACAGACACTAGTCCTATCTCCTCAGTACACCCcctgacaggacactagtctatctcccaGTACACCCTGTGACAGGCACGTCTATCTCatcagtacaccccctggacagggaCACTAGTCGTAATCACAGTGACCAATCATATTTCTCCATAATGCTGAGGTTCCAAAGCAGAACTCCTGACCTTCCATCTGCATGGACCACTTCTAACCACAAGGCACTGAGTTGGTTCCAAGGACCAGGCTGGCCAACATGTTTGTGGTGGAGCTGCCCTTTTCAGAAACATGGACAGAAATAAAGGAGAGTCATTTTCTTTCACTACCTCTGGTCTGTAGCGAGAAGATGATGGGAGCGTCCATGATTTACATGACTAGACTGTATGAGGAGCTGAAAGTGCCGTGTGTGGTCTACTGGAGGATTCTGGGAACCATCAACCACTCACCTGCTCCCACTGCAacaggtagggggggggggggctgtcaacCACCTCACCTGCTCCCACTGccaaacagggggggggggggctgtttgcgtgtgtgcatgcgtactcAGCATTGTGTAATGCATCCAGAACAAAACATTGTTAATGCATCCAGACAATCATTGTGTTAATGACATGCCAGACAACATTGTGCTAATGCATCCAGACAACATTTGTGTAATGCATCCAGACAACATTGTTGTAATGCATCCAGACAACATTGGTGTAATGCATCCAGACAACATTGTGTAATGCATCCAAGACAacattgtgtgtatttgtgtctccAGCGTTTGTGGTGCAGAGCTGTCCCCACTGTCGGCTATCACCCAGAGGTTGTTGTGTACCCGGGCATGGGGACTAGAAGCCAGGGCTGGCAGCGGAACGGGCATCTACCCCATAGCTGCAAACCCAGAGGACACTACGCTTTGTGACCTCCCACCGGTGCCCAACGAGCATATGCGAGACCACTACACACTGCACCCCAACCCGGCTGCCCAAGGTAAGGCAGCACACTGACCCCCACCGGCATTCCCAAGGTAGGAACACACTGACCCCACCGGCATTCCAATGGTAGGAGCACATCACACACTGACCCCACCGCATGCCCAAGGTAGAACACCCACTGACCCCACCGGCATTCCCAAGGTGTGAACACATGACCCACCGCAGCCCAAGGTAGACACTCACACATGACCCCACGGCATGCCCAAGGTAGGAACCACACTGACCCCACCGGCATGCCCAAGGTAGGAACACACTGACCCCACCGGCATTCCCAAGGTAGGAAACACTGACCCCCACGCGCATTCCCAAGGTAGGAACATACTGACCCCACCGGCATCCCAAGGTAGGAACACACTGACCCCACCGGCATGCCCCAGGGAGGACACACTACCCCCCGGCATTCCCAAGGTAGGAACACACTGACCCCCACCGGCATTCCCAAGGTAGAACACACTGACCCCACCGGCATTTCCCAAGGTAGGAACACACTGACCCCACCGCATGCCCAAGTAGAACACACTGACCACCGGCATTCCCAAGGTAGGAATACACACTGACCCCCCCCGCATCCAAGTAGGAACACACTACCCACCGGCATCCCAAGGTAGGAGCACATCAACACTGACCCACCGCATGCCCAAGTAGGAGCACACTGACCCCACCCGCATTCCCAGGTAGAACAC of Salvelinus sp. IW2-2015 unplaced genomic scaffold, ASM291031v2 Un_scaffold4264, whole genome shotgun sequence contains these proteins:
- the sanbr gene encoding LOW QUALITY PROTEIN: SANT and BTB domain regulator of class switch recombination (The sequence of the model RefSeq protein was modified relative to this genomic sequence to represent the inferred CDS: inserted 4 bases in 4 codons; deleted 4 bases in 3 codons), whose product is MSRYCNLNNNFPNDNNLLVLDMVLSSLWSVPQPVNWDNVAMLVPGFTPKECAQRFEELKSTGGFHHVDDQCNALTAGGSSPVDSLATYIKSTLLDTXGDVEETXTNQSSISVTGLAVTLQSSSVEKEESAEEGEKPQEGKGEPNMVIHVCDEAKNLKQDFMCPRDLLINEMRYXAEYLSVDLQRWXEVDISVHCDVQIFHWLMNYVKRHKMALDGNNDKPKLEPSNVISILISSESDLSHRWRFWRSSIQYRHKHMSAIVATPCNMNCINSNLATDISDLFSHNEADDIMDRKDKFKSKLSRKKIECLFDPDIRTKDSPGNASTLYRCGLCLKLLTKDTERKISCIPGKINIDPRETSPYTHSRSCTTHVCGAELSPLSAITQRLLCTRAWGLEARAGSGTGIYPIAANPEDTTLCDLPPVPNEHMRDHYTLHPNPAAQAQGRHSHMTPRHAQGRNHTDPTGMPKEHTDPTGMPQGGHTTPRHSQGRNTLTPTGIPKVEHTDPTGISQGRKHTDPTGMPKGCKMRDHIVNASDSGDCTGDHQVNSAQTRLLNDLLLHREXVCVPNTPLPETGPVDSPSSGSERGERGERGERGERGERGERVLDCDILVEPGLQRVEGTTVSLLKNWSRQLRQQTLLSEDEEYTTGSEVTEDEVGDEEEASKKQAAKKAKKLSKPLKRQMSSLISIAREKAVEKVSVLHSTTLHSVELNFVNYMLLHLFHRCILFEMVCVSRVSAQKSKWDSSXPLAYNQDAQREEDQRRMVEIIGHLTKIRFGDQEXRKSKDTKERAAGIYSRLEAQFKSSSQASGRQSGPEKTLRVKPRFSQARTT